In Spirochaetota bacterium, one DNA window encodes the following:
- a CDS encoding AraC family transcriptional regulator, producing MEITRSIITYLTLFAGSLSLLIAFEQLIVKNRQLEHYNLFALLFCIGMLIFQTGSIVIGFSAHHPWALYGNFTMLFLVCPLIYFGYHLVVLPFARLPQRKALYFVPVLCAVAGDIYYLMLPVSDQKDMMVRLFEGNLIEHVLIFKAMYMCAWMQLMIYLGILFFKLYYFKAGRKRSRIVFITMAYIVLTLASFSLVVIGYLFCYAPVVQAGIMAICVIFIFLHVINQRAPRFLQVLMIEIEKGGYERSLLQNIDVDSILSKLRLLMEQEKIYFDDELLLKNLAEELKITPHQLSQLLNERLNTNFNNFVNQYRIEEAKKLLTEEPDKPVLAISYEVGFNSKTAFYNAFSRFVGKSPQAYRKEKGL from the coding sequence ATGGAAATAACCCGGTCAATAATCACCTATCTTACCCTTTTTGCCGGAAGCCTCTCCCTGCTTATCGCCTTTGAACAGCTTATAGTCAAAAACCGGCAGCTTGAGCATTACAATCTTTTCGCCCTTCTTTTTTGCATCGGCATGCTCATTTTTCAGACCGGGTCCATTGTCATCGGGTTCTCCGCACATCATCCGTGGGCCCTCTACGGGAACTTCACGATGCTCTTCCTGGTGTGTCCCCTGATATATTTCGGGTACCATCTTGTGGTGCTTCCCTTTGCGCGGCTTCCTCAAAGAAAGGCCCTCTATTTCGTCCCGGTGCTCTGCGCGGTCGCCGGCGATATCTATTATCTCATGCTGCCGGTTTCAGACCAGAAAGATATGATGGTGCGCCTCTTTGAGGGTAATCTCATTGAACATGTGCTGATCTTCAAGGCGATGTACATGTGCGCGTGGATGCAGCTGATGATCTACCTCGGCATATTGTTTTTCAAGCTCTATTATTTCAAGGCGGGGAGGAAGCGGTCGCGGATCGTTTTTATCACGATGGCCTATATCGTCCTTACGCTGGCCTCTTTTTCCCTGGTCGTCATCGGGTATCTCTTCTGCTATGCACCCGTCGTACAGGCGGGCATCATGGCGATCTGCGTCATATTCATCTTCCTCCATGTAATTAATCAGCGGGCGCCCCGCTTTCTTCAGGTCCTGATGATCGAAATAGAAAAGGGCGGCTATGAGCGGTCTCTGCTTCAAAATATCGACGTTGATTCCATTTTGAGCAAGCTCCGGCTCCTGATGGAACAGGAAAAAATATACTTTGACGACGAGCTTCTTTTGAAGAACCTGGCGGAAGAGCTGAAGATCACCCCCCACCAGCTGTCCCAGCTTCTCAATGAAAGGCTCAACACGAATTTCAACAATTTTGTGAATCAATACCGGATCGAGGAAGCAAAAAAGCTGCTTACCGAGGAGCCGGACAAGCCCGTCCTTGCCATATCCTATGAAGTGGGCTTCAACTCGAAGACGGCGTTTTATAACGCCTTTTCCCGGTTCGTCGGCAAATCCCCCCAGGCCTATCGGAAAGAAAAGGGCTTGTAA
- a CDS encoding MoxR family ATPase: MTFNERIQIKDVVQANARIRGELQKIIVGQEEMLDLLMAAVLANGHVLLEGVPGIAKTLTAKILAMAMAADFSRIQFTPDLMPSDVIGTTIFNSKKGDFEFKQGPVFSSLVLIDEINRAPAKTQAALFEVMEERQITVDGTTYPMAEPFLVFATQNPIEYEGTYRLPEAQLDRFLFKINIGYPSRDEEARIIADAHGRRERDKLAEIKKVMTAKQVVAAQKKVKNVHVDENVIAYIAEIVHRTRAHGSLYLGGSPRASLAIMDGAKALAVLRERDFLKPEDIHSVAYPALRHRLLLTPEKEMEGKKPDDIIRDILEGIEVPR, encoded by the coding sequence ATGACATTTAACGAGCGGATCCAGATCAAGGACGTGGTCCAGGCGAACGCCAGGATCAGGGGGGAGCTCCAAAAGATCATCGTGGGGCAAGAGGAGATGCTTGACCTCCTCATGGCGGCCGTCCTGGCCAACGGCCACGTGCTCCTGGAGGGGGTGCCGGGCATAGCCAAGACCCTCACGGCGAAGATCCTCGCCATGGCCATGGCCGCGGATTTTTCGCGGATACAGTTCACTCCGGACCTGATGCCGTCTGACGTCATCGGCACCACGATATTCAACTCCAAAAAAGGGGACTTCGAGTTCAAGCAGGGCCCGGTGTTTTCAAGCCTGGTACTCATCGACGAGATCAACCGCGCCCCTGCCAAGACCCAGGCGGCCCTCTTCGAGGTGATGGAGGAGCGGCAGATAACCGTCGATGGCACAACCTATCCCATGGCCGAGCCCTTCCTGGTCTTCGCCACCCAGAACCCCATAGAGTACGAGGGGACCTACCGCCTCCCCGAGGCTCAGCTGGACCGCTTTCTCTTCAAGATAAACATCGGGTATCCGTCCCGGGATGAGGAGGCCCGCATCATTGCCGATGCCCATGGCCGGCGGGAGAGGGACAAGCTGGCGGAAATAAAAAAGGTAATGACCGCGAAGCAGGTCGTCGCCGCGCAGAAAAAGGTAAAGAACGTCCACGTGGACGAGAATGTCATCGCCTACATCGCCGAGATCGTTCACCGCACCCGCGCCCACGGCTCCCTTTACCTGGGGGGATCGCCCCGGGCCTCCCTGGCCATCATGGACGGCGCCAAGGCCCTGGCCGTGCTGCGGGAGCGTGACTTCCTGAAGCCGGAGGACATACACTCCGTCGCCTATCCGGCCCTGCGGCACCGCCTCCTTCTCACCCCCGAAAAGGAGATGGAGGGGAAAAAGCCGGACGACATCATTCGGGACATCCTCGAGGGGATCGAGGTGCCCCGGTGA
- a CDS encoding acyl-CoA dehydrogenase family protein has product MEFFKKLIERGYSMYDQYFTESHAILRDSVKQFVNREIRPHVAEWEEKGELPLELFRKAGSAGFFGIGYPEEYGGTQCDVFHEIVFAEEIMRSGSGGVFASLGSCGIGMPPIRRLGSEEQKKKFLPPIIRGEKIAVLGVTEPGAGSDVANIQTKAVRSGDHYIVNGSKTFITSGTRADIVTTAVRTGGKGAGGISLLVIEKGTPGFTVSKKIQKMGWHASDTAELSFMDCKVPAENLLGVENQGFAGIMVNFEKERLYLAVQAQISAELALKEAIAYAKERTAFGRTISGFQVTRHKLAEMATLVEASRSFNYYAASMIFHGKSAYKEVCMAKNFATDVCDRVVHDAVQIHGGYGYCKEFLVERIYRDSRLLSIGGGTREIMNEIISRQMDLA; this is encoded by the coding sequence ATGGAGTTTTTCAAGAAACTGATAGAGAGAGGTTATAGTATGTATGATCAGTATTTTACCGAGTCCCATGCCATATTAAGGGACAGCGTCAAGCAATTCGTGAACAGGGAAATCCGCCCCCACGTGGCGGAATGGGAGGAAAAAGGGGAGCTCCCCCTGGAGCTGTTCCGCAAGGCGGGCAGCGCCGGCTTCTTCGGCATCGGCTATCCCGAGGAATACGGCGGCACCCAGTGCGATGTGTTCCATGAGATCGTATTCGCGGAGGAGATCATGCGCTCAGGCTCCGGCGGGGTCTTCGCGAGCCTCGGGAGCTGCGGCATCGGCATGCCCCCGATCCGCCGCCTCGGATCGGAAGAGCAGAAGAAGAAGTTCCTGCCGCCGATCATCAGGGGGGAAAAGATCGCGGTCCTCGGGGTCACGGAGCCGGGCGCCGGCTCGGACGTGGCGAACATCCAGACAAAGGCGGTCCGGTCAGGGGACCACTACATCGTCAACGGCTCGAAGACGTTCATCACGAGCGGCACCCGCGCCGATATCGTGACGACGGCTGTGCGCACCGGCGGGAAGGGGGCCGGCGGCATAAGCCTGCTGGTGATCGAAAAGGGGACTCCCGGTTTTACGGTATCGAAAAAGATACAGAAGATGGGGTGGCACGCCTCGGATACGGCCGAGCTCTCCTTCATGGATTGCAAGGTGCCGGCGGAGAACCTGCTGGGCGTCGAGAACCAGGGGTTTGCCGGCATCATGGTGAATTTCGAGAAGGAGCGGCTCTACCTGGCTGTCCAGGCCCAGATTTCGGCGGAGCTGGCCCTGAAGGAGGCCATCGCCTACGCCAAGGAGAGGACCGCTTTCGGCCGCACGATCAGCGGGTTCCAGGTGACCAGGCACAAGCTCGCGGAGATGGCCACGCTGGTGGAGGCGTCACGGAGCTTCAATTATTACGCCGCTTCGATGATCTTCCACGGGAAGAGCGCCTACAAGGAAGTCTGCATGGCCAAGAATTTCGCGACCGACGTCTGCGACAGGGTGGTGCACGACGCCGTCCAGATCCATGGCGGGTACGGGTACTGCAAGGAGTTCCTTGTCGAGCGGATATACCGGGATTCGCGGCTCCTTTCCATAGGCGGAGGGACCAGGGAAATCATGAATGAGATCATATCGAGGCAGATGGACCTTGCCTGA
- a CDS encoding RDD family protein — translation MQTVPIETAQNVTIEYETAGVGERILSALVDYIILFSYAFLVLLGYFAAGNYLKNYSVAFFILAALPAFLYDLICETAMDGQSFGKKLIGIKVVKLDGSQPSLGSYLLRWILRIVDISFLAGSVAVLTILLNGKGQRLGDIAAGTTVIRLKQTVMISDTILVALGNDYRPVFPAAARLDDAVVTIIKETLEFDRKNRSAPSAYRILLKARSRLEEVMKVSTDMEPKVFLETVLKDYNYYHRKAD, via the coding sequence ATGCAGACGGTTCCGATAGAGACGGCGCAGAACGTGACCATCGAATACGAGACGGCCGGCGTGGGAGAGAGGATCCTGTCCGCCCTGGTCGATTACATCATACTGTTCTCCTACGCCTTCCTGGTCCTGCTCGGGTATTTTGCCGCGGGCAACTATCTCAAGAATTACTCCGTGGCGTTTTTCATCCTGGCGGCCCTTCCGGCGTTCCTCTACGACCTGATATGCGAGACAGCCATGGACGGCCAGAGCTTCGGGAAGAAGCTCATCGGCATCAAGGTGGTGAAACTCGACGGGTCCCAGCCATCGCTGGGAAGCTATCTTCTCCGGTGGATCCTCCGCATCGTCGACATCAGCTTTCTGGCGGGCTCCGTGGCGGTGCTGACGATCCTCCTGAACGGGAAGGGGCAGCGCCTGGGGGACATCGCCGCCGGCACCACGGTCATCAGGCTGAAGCAGACCGTGATGATAAGCGACACGATCCTTGTGGCCCTGGGGAACGATTACCGGCCCGTGTTCCCCGCGGCTGCCAGGCTTGACGACGCCGTCGTCACCATCATCAAGGAGACCCTGGAGTTCGACAGGAAAAACAGGTCGGCCCCCTCGGCGTACCGCATACTGCTGAAGGCGCGGTCGAGGCTGGAAGAGGTCATGAAGGTCTCGACGGACATGGAGCCGAAGGTATTCCTGGAAACCGTTTTGAAGGATTACAACTATTATCATAGAAAGGCTGATTGA
- a CDS encoding RNA polymerase sigma factor, with protein MYNPFTEIIDDSDSDDRLIRSVLEGDSCALEKLIYRHQAWIYNIALKMVFDPDDAEDVTQEILLKIISHLSAYESARAPFRTWLYRIVANHVLGMKKRKIETAMTRVYLDEEFPMDQDAIEDRRPASRPDHTVLVEETRNMCLTGMLLCLERRQRLAFILGGMFGIPSSVGSEILDVTEANYRALLSRARKKIENFVMQKCGLVNPENPCRCEGHVKKLISSGWIDRDNPRLTRERLDKISSIAVSRAASVDGDLNSLYLLFRDSPFYESPDMAVRIREILGRDEFGDFFTVQ; from the coding sequence ATGTACAATCCCTTTACAGAAATAATCGATGACAGCGACAGCGACGACCGGCTGATACGAAGCGTTCTGGAAGGCGACAGCTGCGCCCTGGAAAAGCTCATATATCGCCATCAGGCATGGATTTACAACATAGCCCTGAAAATGGTTTTCGATCCCGATGACGCCGAAGACGTGACGCAGGAGATCCTCCTGAAGATCATCTCCCACCTCTCGGCCTACGAGTCCGCCAGGGCCCCCTTCAGGACATGGCTGTACAGGATCGTCGCCAACCACGTCCTGGGAATGAAAAAAAGGAAAATCGAGACCGCCATGACCCGGGTGTATCTCGACGAAGAATTCCCCATGGACCAGGACGCCATCGAAGACCGGAGGCCGGCAAGCAGGCCCGACCATACGGTACTGGTGGAGGAAACCAGGAACATGTGCCTCACGGGGATGCTCCTCTGCCTCGAACGGAGGCAGCGGCTCGCCTTCATCCTGGGAGGTATGTTCGGGATACCGTCATCGGTCGGTTCCGAAATACTGGACGTAACCGAAGCGAATTACAGGGCCCTGCTTTCCAGGGCCAGGAAGAAAATCGAAAATTTCGTCATGCAGAAATGCGGCCTGGTGAACCCGGAAAATCCGTGCCGGTGCGAGGGGCACGTGAAAAAACTCATTTCCTCGGGATGGATTGACCGGGATAATCCGAGGCTCACGCGGGAACGGCTGGACAAGATATCCTCCATCGCCGTGTCAAGGGCCGCCTCCGTCGACGGGGATCTGAATTCCCTGTATCTGCTCTTCAGGGACTCGCCGTTTTATGAAAGTCCGGACATGGCTGTGCGGATACGGGAAATCCTCGGCAGGGACGAGTTCGGCGACTTTTTCACAGTTCAGTGA
- a CDS encoding DUF4129 domain-containing protein, with product MHRRAFIGPLLCLVLLAGGARPPEDRVIAVREAGKVPADASAVKPRPAPMKKIEEFRRDPAFRYDRKEEPLLTFWDHVLAWLREKLGPYRLDVDGETAWKALEYGVYLVVAAAALLVIVKLIGADPRGLFFSLKKKRATPEEGADHIEHIDFDGLIAGFLEKRDYRAVVRLLYRKALKELSARGLIRWQIDKTNRDYLAELAQSPLRGEFTELTRIFEYIWYGNFDLPEDTFAAVRELYEGFYRTLADGNR from the coding sequence ATGCATAGACGGGCTTTCATCGGACCGCTCCTCTGCCTGGTATTGCTGGCCGGGGGCGCGCGGCCCCCGGAGGACCGCGTGATCGCGGTGCGGGAGGCCGGGAAGGTCCCGGCCGACGCCTCGGCGGTGAAGCCGCGTCCGGCGCCGATGAAAAAGATCGAGGAGTTCCGGCGGGACCCCGCGTTCCGCTATGACCGGAAGGAGGAGCCGCTCCTCACTTTCTGGGACCATGTCCTGGCATGGCTCAGGGAGAAGCTCGGTCCTTACCGCCTGGATGTCGACGGAGAGACGGCATGGAAGGCCCTCGAATACGGGGTGTACCTCGTCGTGGCAGCTGCGGCGCTCCTTGTCATCGTGAAGCTCATCGGCGCCGACCCCCGGGGACTCTTCTTTTCCCTGAAGAAAAAGCGCGCCACGCCGGAGGAAGGGGCGGACCACATCGAGCATATCGATTTTGACGGCCTCATCGCCGGCTTTCTGGAAAAGCGCGACTACCGCGCCGTGGTGCGCCTCCTCTACCGCAAGGCCCTGAAGGAGCTTTCTGCCCGGGGCCTCATCCGGTGGCAGATCGACAAGACAAACCGTGATTACCTGGCCGAGCTGGCCCAGTCCCCGCTGCGGGGCGAATTCACGGAGCTCACCAGGATCTTTGAATATATATGGTACGGGAATTTTGATCTCCCCGAGGACACCTTCGCGGCGGTGCGGGAGCTGTACGAAGGATTTTACAGGACCCTGGCGGATGGGAACCGGTGA
- a CDS encoding TPM domain-containing protein — MKRRRFHQALLTALAALLALAPAMAAIPVPELRGRVTDDAGVLGDATEDHIGSLLKSHEERTTNQVAVLTITSLEGESIEEFATRVFGKWRLGRKKKDNGVLIIVAVKDRRMRIEVGYGLEGVLTDVKAGRIIDTIMAPRFKAGDFDGGVTAGALAVIAQLEDKNAPLPGETGGPGAGSDDFLKGPDLPIYQRILFGCFIFGIIGLFTIIGVVVPRAPGWFLYLFLIPFWATFPIVVVGPRGAFILLCVYLAAFPAAKIIVSRRPWYKKARRDLEKKGRATIGGFTFSASSSGGGSSSGGSGGFSGGGGSSGGGGASGGW; from the coding sequence GAAACGAAGACGCTTCCATCAAGCCCTGCTGACAGCCCTTGCGGCGCTGTTGGCCCTCGCGCCGGCCATGGCGGCCATACCGGTTCCCGAGCTCCGGGGACGGGTCACTGACGACGCCGGCGTCCTGGGCGACGCCACGGAGGACCATATCGGCTCCCTGCTCAAATCCCACGAGGAGCGCACCACGAACCAGGTGGCGGTGCTTACGATCACATCGCTGGAGGGCGAGTCCATCGAGGAATTCGCCACCCGCGTCTTCGGGAAGTGGCGCCTGGGACGGAAGAAAAAGGACAACGGCGTGCTGATCATCGTCGCGGTGAAGGACCGGCGCATGCGCATCGAGGTGGGCTACGGCCTTGAGGGCGTCCTTACCGACGTTAAGGCCGGCCGCATCATCGACACGATCATGGCCCCGCGCTTCAAGGCGGGGGATTTTGACGGCGGCGTGACCGCGGGGGCGCTGGCGGTCATCGCCCAACTGGAAGACAAAAACGCCCCGCTCCCTGGGGAAACCGGCGGCCCGGGCGCGGGATCGGACGATTTCCTCAAGGGCCCGGATCTCCCCATCTACCAGCGCATCCTCTTCGGCTGCTTCATCTTCGGCATCATCGGGCTCTTCACGATCATCGGTGTCGTCGTTCCCCGGGCGCCGGGATGGTTTCTCTACCTCTTCCTGATCCCCTTCTGGGCCACCTTCCCCATAGTCGTGGTGGGCCCCCGGGGCGCCTTCATCCTCCTCTGCGTGTACCTGGCGGCGTTTCCGGCGGCGAAGATCATCGTCAGCCGCAGGCCATGGTACAAAAAAGCCCGGAGAGATCTGGAAAAGAAGGGCCGCGCCACCATCGGCGGGTTCACCTTCTCGGCATCTTCTTCCGGGGGAGGGAGCTCTTCAGGCGGTTCCGGGGGGTTCTCCGGAGGAGGGGGAAGCTCCGGCGGGGGCGGCGCCTCCGGAGGATGGTAG
- a CDS encoding OmpA family protein: MKKPALIILLLLHGVASFAAILAWDIPKGERLEITRTAAVKFLVNEKMIKIYQERNIIDLTCSDKTGETSRVKGGFSVYERDSVTDVFHLREQHPSEFDIDRQGRFTVPKRYLMPNLRHLPAFPRKDVAVGETWTEKADLVLTLFSIPFKLTFPVEYSLADIGTRDGAQTAVIKYRFVVDMDLGGGRYPSDFPQKIMGRDEGIINWNVGENRPVSIKEKYRMAFVFKDGNRQMNVNEFQMIIDTTMKMYKPVTKEEKEEARKELKKAAPDGVDVDTDRRGLVIRLGDVLFDFDSARLREDSREKLGRVTELIRKKYPDREIIVEGHTDSTGEKEYNLRLSRDRARSVAEYLRQRGGADKLSYRGFGADRPIAGNGTREERRKNRRVEIIIKLQ, encoded by the coding sequence ATGAAGAAGCCGGCGCTGATAATCCTGCTTTTACTCCATGGCGTCGCCTCCTTTGCAGCCATCCTGGCATGGGATATCCCGAAGGGGGAGAGGCTTGAAATAACGCGCACCGCGGCCGTGAAGTTCCTGGTAAATGAAAAGATGATCAAGATCTACCAGGAGCGGAACATCATCGACCTCACCTGCTCGGATAAAACCGGGGAGACCAGCAGGGTGAAGGGCGGCTTTTCCGTGTATGAGCGGGATTCCGTAACCGACGTGTTCCACCTGCGGGAGCAGCATCCCTCGGAGTTCGACATTGATCGTCAGGGGCGCTTCACGGTCCCGAAGCGGTATCTCATGCCGAACCTGCGGCACCTGCCGGCCTTTCCCCGGAAGGACGTGGCCGTCGGCGAGACCTGGACCGAGAAGGCGGACCTTGTCCTCACCCTGTTTTCCATTCCCTTTAAGCTCACGTTCCCGGTGGAGTACAGTCTTGCTGATATAGGCACAAGGGACGGCGCGCAAACGGCGGTGATCAAGTACCGCTTCGTCGTGGACATGGACCTGGGCGGGGGAAGATATCCCTCAGATTTTCCGCAGAAGATCATGGGCAGGGACGAGGGGATCATCAACTGGAACGTCGGGGAAAACCGTCCCGTGAGCATTAAGGAAAAGTACCGCATGGCCTTCGTCTTCAAGGACGGGAACAGGCAGATGAATGTTAACGAGTTCCAGATGATCATCGACACCACGATGAAGATGTACAAGCCCGTCACCAAAGAGGAAAAGGAAGAGGCCCGGAAGGAGCTCAAGAAAGCCGCTCCCGACGGCGTGGACGTCGACACGGACCGGCGGGGCCTGGTGATCAGGCTCGGGGACGTGCTCTTCGATTTCGATTCCGCCCGGCTTCGGGAGGACAGCAGGGAGAAGCTCGGACGGGTCACGGAGCTCATCAGGAAGAAATATCCTGACCGGGAGATCATCGTCGAGGGCCACACGGACTCTACAGGTGAGAAGGAATACAACCTGCGCCTGTCGCGGGACCGGGCCAGGTCCGTGGCCGAGTACCTGAGACAGCGGGGCGGAGCGGACAAGCTCTCCTACCGGGGCTTCGGCGCCGACAGGCCCATAGCCGGGAACGGCACCAGGGAGGAACGCCGGAAGAACCGCCGCGTTGAGATCATCATCAAGCTTCAGTAG
- a CDS encoding stage II sporulation protein M: MKEIHFLQQNADKWKRFEALVRARGKSSPDQVAELFIELTDDLSYARTFYPASSITAYLNGLTAKFHQAIFRNKKEERRRLRTFWTEEQPVLFRRHWKEMLISLAIFVVSVLVGVVSSANDDGFVRLILGDSYLSMTVDNIEKGDPMAVYKSMNNVNMFLGVTVNNIRVALLAFACGVILSFGAGYIIFFNGIMIGAFHYFFYHKGLLLVSLKSIWIHGALEMTAVVIAGGAGIVIGNGILFPGTYTRADSFKRGAKDGLKMVIGVVPVFCMAGLLEGFVTRHTDMAPLLSALIIGISLVFVLWYYILYPIHHHNKERFHGPERKV; encoded by the coding sequence ATGAAAGAGATCCATTTTCTACAGCAGAACGCGGACAAGTGGAAGCGCTTCGAAGCGCTGGTCAGGGCGCGCGGGAAATCGAGCCCTGACCAGGTGGCGGAGCTCTTTATCGAGCTCACCGACGACCTCTCCTATGCCCGGACCTTCTACCCCGCGAGCAGCATCACCGCGTACCTGAACGGCCTCACCGCGAAGTTCCACCAGGCCATTTTCAGGAACAAGAAAGAGGAGCGCCGCCGCCTCAGGACCTTCTGGACCGAGGAGCAGCCCGTCCTTTTCAGAAGGCACTGGAAGGAGATGCTGATCTCCCTGGCAATCTTCGTCGTTTCGGTCCTGGTCGGCGTGGTCTCATCGGCCAATGACGACGGGTTCGTGCGCCTCATCCTGGGGGACAGCTACCTCTCAATGACCGTGGACAACATCGAGAAGGGCGATCCCATGGCGGTGTACAAATCGATGAACAACGTGAACATGTTCCTGGGCGTCACGGTGAACAATATCAGGGTCGCCCTCCTGGCCTTCGCCTGCGGCGTCATCCTCTCTTTCGGCGCCGGCTACATCATCTTCTTCAACGGTATCATGATCGGGGCCTTCCACTATTTTTTCTACCATAAGGGGCTCCTCCTTGTTTCCCTGAAAAGCATCTGGATCCACGGCGCCCTGGAGATGACGGCGGTCGTCATCGCCGGGGGCGCGGGCATCGTCATAGGCAACGGCATCCTCTTTCCCGGAACCTACACCCGCGCCGACTCTTTCAAAAGGGGGGCGAAGGACGGCCTGAAGATGGTGATCGGCGTTGTTCCCGTGTTTTGCATGGCGGGCCTCCTGGAGGGCTTCGTCACCAGGCACACGGACATGGCCCCGCTCCTGAGCGCCCTCATCATCGGAATCTCGCTGGTTTTTGTACTCTGGTATTACATTCTCTATCCTATCCACCATCACAACAAGGAGCGATTCCATGGACCTGAACGAAAAGTTTGA
- a CDS encoding DUF3795 domain-containing protein, with protein MEKMYGLCGMECSGCPAYLATQQNDDAARARVAAMWSKMFHAEIKPSDINCDGCLSGSGRLFGHCNKCEVRLCGMDKKLGTCAECGSYSCAKLEGLLSFLPKTARENLEALRSR; from the coding sequence ATGGAAAAAATGTACGGCCTGTGTGGAATGGAATGCTCCGGGTGCCCGGCCTACCTGGCGACGCAACAAAACGACGACGCGGCCAGGGCCAGGGTGGCGGCGATGTGGTCAAAGATGTTTCACGCGGAGATCAAGCCTTCCGACATAAACTGCGACGGCTGCCTTTCCGGCTCGGGCAGGCTTTTCGGCCACTGCAACAAATGCGAGGTGCGGCTCTGCGGAATGGACAAAAAACTGGGCACCTGCGCGGAATGCGGCTCCTATTCATGCGCGAAGCTGGAGGGACTGTTATCGTTCCTTCCGAAGACAGCGAGGGAAAATCTGGAGGCATTGCGTAGCAGGTAA
- a CDS encoding DUF58 domain-containing protein produces MKGIGALFLGRRFFIALACVVLSFVAAFFYPALLAPSKLALLILCAATAADAALLFRIPGVTARRIVPEKLSNGDENRVDLRVESSHSFPIAVEIIDELPVQFQKRDFSLKVRVPPGTGRDLSYTVRPVERGEYGFGALNVFASTPLGLAWRRHRFARDVTVPVYPSIIQMRKYDLFAASNRLVEAGIKRMRRPGASMEFDQIRRYISGDDYRKINWKATARRGEVMVNQFRDERSQSVYSVIDMGRAMKMPFEGMTLLDYAVNAGLVISNIAIRREDRAGIVAFSSGIDSILPASRSHGQMLRILDLLYRVRTGFQESNYELLCAELSRKIGQRSLLLFFTNFETLSSLRRNLPYLTMLARRHLVVVIFFLNTELDSLLNSRSESIEEIYIKTIAEKFAFEKRQIVKELDRHGIHSILTSPAHLTVNTINTYLEMKSRGLL; encoded by the coding sequence GTGAAGGGAATAGGCGCTCTCTTCCTGGGGCGGCGCTTTTTCATCGCTCTCGCCTGCGTCGTCCTTTCCTTCGTGGCGGCCTTTTTTTACCCGGCCCTGCTGGCGCCGTCGAAGCTGGCGCTTCTCATTCTGTGCGCCGCAACCGCCGCAGACGCGGCGCTCCTCTTCCGCATCCCCGGCGTCACCGCACGGCGGATCGTTCCCGAAAAGCTTTCCAACGGGGACGAGAATCGGGTCGACCTGCGCGTCGAGAGCAGCCATTCCTTTCCGATCGCCGTCGAGATCATCGACGAGCTCCCGGTCCAGTTCCAGAAGCGGGACTTTTCCCTGAAAGTCCGCGTTCCGCCGGGGACCGGCCGGGACCTCTCCTACACGGTGAGGCCTGTGGAGCGGGGGGAATACGGCTTCGGCGCCCTGAACGTGTTCGCGTCGACGCCCCTGGGCCTCGCATGGCGGCGCCACCGCTTCGCCCGGGACGTCACGGTGCCGGTGTACCCGTCCATCATCCAGATGAGGAAATACGACCTCTTCGCCGCGTCGAACCGCCTGGTGGAGGCGGGCATCAAGCGGATGCGCAGGCCCGGCGCGTCCATGGAGTTCGACCAGATCCGGCGCTACATCTCCGGCGACGATTACCGGAAAATAAACTGGAAGGCCACGGCGCGCCGGGGCGAGGTAATGGTGAACCAGTTCCGGGACGAGCGGTCCCAGAGCGTCTATTCGGTCATCGACATGGGCCGCGCCATGAAGATGCCCTTCGAGGGGATGACCCTCCTCGACTACGCGGTGAACGCGGGCCTGGTCATATCCAATATCGCCATCCGCCGGGAGGACCGGGCCGGCATCGTGGCCTTTTCGAGCGGCATCGATTCGATCCTGCCGGCGAGCCGCTCCCATGGCCAGATGCTGCGGATCCTGGACCTTCTCTACCGGGTCCGCACCGGCTTCCAGGAGTCGAATTACGAGCTCCTCTGCGCGGAGCTGTCGCGGAAGATCGGCCAGCGGAGCCTGCTCCTCTTCTTCACCAACTTCGAGACCCTCTCCTCCCTCAGGAGGAACCTCCCGTATCTCACGATGCTGGCGCGGCGCCACCTGGTGGTGGTGATCTTTTTCCTTAACACGGAGCTCGATTCGCTCCTGAACAGCCGGTCGGAGTCCATCGAGGAGATTTACATCAAGACCATCGCGGAAAAATTCGCCTTTGAAAAGAGGCAGATCGTGAAAGAGCTTGACCGCCACGGAATTCATTCCATACTAACATCGCCGGCGCACCTGACGGTGAACACCATCAATACGTATCTCGAAATGAAGTCCCGGGGGTTGCTGTGA